One part of the Capsicum annuum cultivar UCD-10X-F1 unplaced genomic scaffold, UCD10Xv1.1 ctg39387, whole genome shotgun sequence genome encodes these proteins:
- the LOC124891651 gene encoding secreted RxLR effector protein 161-like, whose amino-acid sequence MKETKEISTPIATATKLYLDETGLDIEQKLYRGMIGSLLYLTTSRTDIVFSIGLCARFQEKPKESHLKSVKRTFRYLKGKNDFGLWYPKGSNLNLVGYSDADYAGYLVDRKSTTGMAHFLGSCLITWSTKKQNSVALSTTEAEYFAAGSYSAQLLWIKQQLMDFGID is encoded by the coding sequence TTGCCACTGCCACAAAGCTTTATCTAGATGAAACAGGTCTTGATATAGAGCAAAAATTGTATAGAGGCATGATAGGGTCATTACTATACCTCACAACAAGCAGGACTGACATTGTGTTTAGTATAGGGCTATGTGCTAGGTTTCAAGAAAAGCCTAAAGAATCACATCTAAAATCAGTGAAAAGAACCTTCAGATACTTGAAGGGAAAAAATGATTTTGGATTGTGGTATCCCAAAGGTAGTAATTTGAATTTGGTAGGATACTCTGATGCTGATTATGCAGGATATTTGGTGGACAGGAAAAGCACTACTGGTATGGcacacttccttggatcatgtttgattacctggtCCACGAAGAAGCAAAACTCAGTAGCCTTGTCTACTACTGAAGCTGAATATTTTGCTGCAGGTTCATATTCTGCTCAATTGTTATGGATTAAGCAacaacttatggattttggtatagat